The following coding sequences are from one Devosia neptuniae window:
- a CDS encoding PilZ domain-containing protein — MLSDDIQSPRFIAPARTRADSARFQRVKVSVLGRYMLADRREFPCQVIEMSPGDAMVIAPVAGVVGERVIAYIDHVGRIEGTILSQMDGGFEMDIAASPRKRDKMAAQLTWLANKDILNLPEDRRHERVVPDIRHSTVVLDDGRRYNCKIIDISLSGAAIELDVRPAMGTPVTLGRMRARVVRHFQNGVAVEFASAQEMLTVVQQNLRMN, encoded by the coding sequence ATGCTCAGCGACGACATCCAATCACCGCGATTCATTGCCCCCGCGCGTACGCGCGCCGACTCGGCACGTTTTCAGCGCGTCAAAGTCTCGGTCCTGGGCCGCTACATGCTGGCCGACCGCCGCGAATTTCCCTGCCAGGTCATCGAAATGTCCCCCGGTGACGCCATGGTCATCGCCCCCGTTGCCGGCGTCGTCGGCGAGCGCGTCATCGCCTATATCGACCATGTCGGCCGCATCGAGGGCACTATCCTCTCCCAGATGGATGGCGGCTTTGAAATGGACATCGCCGCTTCCCCGCGCAAGCGCGACAAGATGGCCGCCCAGCTCACCTGGCTGGCCAATAAGGATATCCTCAACCTGCCGGAAGACCGCCGCCACGAGCGCGTCGTCCCCGATATCCGCCATTCCACCGTCGTCCTCGACGATGGCCGCCGCTACAATTGCAAGATCATCGACATCTCGCTTTCCGGCGCCGCCATCGAACTCGACGTGCGCCCCGCCATGGGCACGCCCGTCACCCTGGGCCGCATGCGCGCCCGCGTGGTCCGCCACTTCCAGAATGGCGTCGCAGTAGAATTCGCCTCCGCCCAGGAAATGCTCACCGTCGTCCAGCAAAACCTGCGGATGAACTAG